The following are encoded together in the Actinoplanes sp. N902-109 genome:
- a CDS encoding RICIN domain-containing protein translates to MSRSDDRGSLPLALLLIVIATGLCGLLAATVNAQTAGARSTIHSTEALDAAQSGIDVALGHLRTATASDGTGDPAKLPCGPFTGSVNSATDQTYTVALYYLASQPPAGDVAWAAANKLPCTGTSFSGTQTPVYALLSSTGKALAGDTSARTVTATYTLHSKTRENVAGGLIHVLGRHDPDLCFAAPSTTPAAGDPLRLQVCDGTDARQKFAYVSTLNLRLVSADMCLDAPPVQNEPVVFRACATPVTERQQWSLNDRANVEGTRNGDRDRQCFHVVTPGQAGSAIVLHAVAGDPKGTSQYDAACDGDYTITRSFQPDPAVGTGAAGAKTNQLVNFEQFGRCLDVTGNDVAAPYMVIWPCKQSPAGRIQWNQVWHLPALAPGRTSATGVIWVADQNSVTYCLSSPGMLSYPKLVRCDPAAAPTAATTWTRRGNTGVFATAYRIETTYQAPGGTSWCLAPTDPKVDAWSTGNNDTSKGTLAACDGSPGQKWNADPMVLSPAVTDLSEK, encoded by the coding sequence GTGAGCCGCTCCGACGACCGCGGGTCCCTGCCGCTCGCGCTGCTGCTGATCGTCATCGCGACCGGGCTGTGCGGGCTGCTCGCGGCGACCGTAAACGCCCAGACCGCCGGGGCCCGTTCGACGATCCACAGCACCGAGGCGCTCGACGCGGCCCAGTCCGGCATCGACGTGGCGCTCGGCCACCTGCGCACCGCCACCGCGAGCGACGGCACCGGGGACCCGGCCAAGCTGCCCTGCGGCCCGTTCACCGGCTCGGTGAACAGTGCCACCGACCAGACGTACACCGTCGCCCTCTACTACCTGGCGTCCCAGCCACCGGCCGGTGACGTGGCCTGGGCCGCCGCCAACAAGCTGCCCTGCACCGGCACCTCTTTCTCCGGTACGCAGACCCCGGTGTACGCGCTGCTGTCGTCCACCGGTAAGGCACTGGCCGGCGACACCTCCGCGCGCACCGTGACGGCGACCTACACCCTGCACAGCAAGACCCGGGAGAACGTCGCCGGCGGGCTGATCCACGTGCTCGGCCGGCACGACCCGGACCTGTGCTTCGCCGCGCCCAGCACCACCCCGGCCGCCGGTGATCCGCTCAGGCTGCAGGTGTGCGACGGCACCGACGCCCGGCAGAAGTTCGCGTACGTCTCGACACTGAACCTGCGGCTGGTCTCGGCGGACATGTGCCTGGACGCCCCGCCCGTCCAGAACGAGCCGGTCGTGTTCCGGGCCTGCGCCACCCCGGTCACCGAGCGCCAGCAGTGGAGCCTGAACGACCGGGCCAACGTCGAGGGCACCCGCAACGGCGATCGGGACCGGCAGTGCTTCCACGTGGTCACCCCGGGCCAGGCCGGCAGTGCGATCGTGCTGCACGCCGTGGCCGGCGACCCCAAAGGCACCTCGCAGTACGACGCGGCGTGCGACGGCGACTACACCATCACCCGCAGCTTCCAGCCCGACCCGGCCGTGGGCACCGGGGCCGCCGGGGCGAAGACCAACCAACTGGTCAACTTCGAGCAGTTCGGCCGGTGCCTCGACGTGACGGGCAATGACGTCGCCGCGCCGTACATGGTGATCTGGCCGTGCAAGCAGAGCCCGGCCGGCCGGATCCAGTGGAACCAGGTGTGGCACCTGCCGGCGCTCGCACCGGGCCGGACCAGCGCCACCGGGGTCATCTGGGTCGCCGATCAGAACAGCGTCACCTACTGCCTCAGCAGCCCCGGCATGCTCAGCTATCCCAAGCTCGTGCGGTGCGACCCGGCCGCGGCGCCCACCGCGGCGACGACATGGACCCGTCGCGGCAACACCGGGGTGTTCGCCACCGCCTACCGGATCGAGACGACGTACCAGGCACCCGGCGGCACGTCGTGGTGCCTGGCCCCGACCGACCCCAAGGTCGACGCCTGGTCCACCGGCAACAACGACACCAGCAAGGGCACGCTGGCGGCCTGCGACGGCTCGCCCGGGCAGAAGTGGAACGCCGACCCGATGGTGCTCAGCCCGGCCGTGACCGACCTCAGCGAGAAGTGA
- the obgE gene encoding GTPase ObgE codes for MATFVDRVVLHLQAGDGGHGCVSVRREKFKPLGGPDGGNGGHGGGITLVVDPQQHTLLDFHFRPHIKAQNGGGGAGANRDGANGADLVLKVPDGTVVLTPEGEVLADLIGEGSTFEVARGGRGGRGNASLANTRRKVPGFAELGEPGDHLDAVLELKSVADVGLVGFPSAGKSSLISVISAAKPKIADYPFTTLVPNLGVVQAGEKTFTVADVPGLIPGAATGKGLGLEFLRHIERTSVLLHVLDTAALEIERDPLADLEAIEAELAAYGGLEDRPRMVALNKIDVPDGRDLAEMVRPDLEQRGYQVFEVSAVTREGLKELIYALAEAVEANRLAAPPAEPSRRVVRPRAVDEKGFTIEQDADGVYVVRGPQVERWIRQTNFDNDEAIGYLADRLERLGVEAALAKKGAQAGDPVRIADREFDWQPNTGEYVSGPRGTDARLEEDDHRPSAAQRLAARKARRIRSDDELLHMAEDGTVSTISMAKKPVLVEDDDADAE; via the coding sequence GTGGCTACGTTTGTCGACCGCGTCGTGCTGCACCTGCAGGCAGGAGACGGTGGGCACGGCTGCGTCTCGGTGCGCCGGGAGAAGTTCAAGCCCCTGGGTGGCCCCGACGGCGGCAACGGTGGCCACGGCGGCGGCATCACGCTGGTCGTGGACCCGCAGCAGCACACGCTGCTCGACTTCCACTTCCGCCCGCACATCAAGGCCCAGAACGGCGGCGGGGGTGCCGGCGCCAACCGGGACGGCGCGAACGGCGCCGACCTCGTGCTGAAGGTCCCCGACGGCACCGTCGTGCTGACCCCCGAGGGCGAGGTGCTGGCCGACCTGATCGGCGAGGGCAGCACGTTCGAGGTGGCCCGGGGCGGCCGGGGCGGGCGCGGCAACGCGTCGCTGGCCAACACCCGCCGCAAGGTTCCCGGCTTCGCCGAGCTGGGCGAGCCCGGCGACCACCTCGATGCCGTGCTGGAGCTCAAGAGCGTCGCCGACGTCGGCCTGGTCGGCTTCCCGTCGGCCGGCAAGTCGTCGCTGATCTCGGTCATCTCCGCGGCCAAGCCGAAGATCGCCGACTACCCGTTCACCACGCTGGTGCCCAACCTGGGCGTGGTGCAGGCCGGGGAGAAGACGTTCACCGTCGCCGACGTGCCGGGGCTGATCCCGGGCGCGGCCACCGGCAAGGGGCTGGGCCTGGAGTTCCTGCGGCACATCGAGCGCACCTCGGTGCTGCTGCACGTGCTCGACACCGCCGCGCTGGAGATCGAGCGGGACCCGCTCGCCGACCTGGAGGCGATCGAGGCCGAGCTGGCCGCGTACGGCGGGCTCGAGGACCGGCCGCGGATGGTCGCGCTCAACAAGATCGACGTGCCCGACGGCCGGGACCTGGCCGAGATGGTCCGCCCCGACCTCGAGCAGCGCGGCTACCAGGTGTTCGAGGTGAGCGCGGTCACCCGGGAGGGGCTCAAGGAGCTGATCTACGCGCTGGCCGAGGCCGTGGAGGCCAACCGGCTGGCCGCCCCGCCCGCCGAGCCGAGCCGCCGGGTCGTCCGGCCGCGCGCGGTCGACGAGAAGGGCTTCACGATCGAGCAGGACGCCGACGGCGTGTACGTGGTGCGCGGCCCCCAGGTCGAGCGCTGGATCCGGCAGACCAACTTCGACAACGACGAGGCCATCGGCTACCTGGCCGACCGGCTGGAGCGGCTGGGTGTCGAGGCGGCGCTGGCCAAGAAGGGCGCCCAGGCGGGTGACCCGGTGCGCATCGCCGACCGCGAGTTCGACTGGCAGCCCAACACCGGCGAGTACGTCTCCGGCCCGCGTGGCACCGACGCCCGCCTGGAGGAGGACGACCACCGGCCCAGCGCTGCGCAGCGGCTGGCCGCCCGCAAGGCCCGCCGGATCCGTTCGGACGACGAGCTGCTGCACATGGCCGAGGACGGCACGGTCTCGACGATCTCCATGGCCAAGAAGCCGGTGCTGGTCGAGGACGACGACGCCGACGCGGAGTAG
- the rplU gene encoding 50S ribosomal protein L21 → MYAIVKTGGKQYKVAEGDVIEVEKLAGVPGDSLTLAAVLLVDGDNLVTDAAKLANVTVSGEIAEHTKGPKIRIHKFKNKTGYHKRQGHRQPLTRVKVTGISSGK, encoded by the coding sequence ATGTACGCGATCGTCAAGACCGGCGGCAAGCAGTACAAGGTTGCCGAGGGCGACGTGATCGAGGTCGAGAAGCTCGCGGGTGTGCCCGGCGACTCGCTGACGCTCGCCGCGGTCCTCCTCGTCGACGGTGACAACCTGGTGACCGACGCGGCCAAGCTTGCCAACGTTACGGTGTCCGGCGAGATCGCCGAGCACACCAAGGGTCCGAAGATCCGGATCCACAAGTTCAAGAACAAGACCGGCTACCACAAGCGCCAGGGGCACCGCCAGCCGCTGACCCGCGTCAAGGTGACCGGCATCTCCAGCGGGAAGTAG
- a CDS encoding TIGR03936 family radical SAM-associated protein, with product MQRIRLRYAKRGPLRFTSHRDFARAFERALRRAGAPIAFSQGFTPHPKISYASAAPTGVGSEAEYLEIGLQAPVDPAQLRAALDAALSPGLDVLDAVVAPEGGGGSLADRIDASRWLIELPMIEPEIARQAVEAFLAADEVLVERMTKQGKRTFDARNPVAFFAVTKESGAPSGANAAPCAIIDLVVRQVTPAVRPDDVLSGLRVVAGLEPPVPPRVTRLAQGSLTPRGEIVDPLDADREDAPIGGR from the coding sequence GTGCAGCGCATCCGCCTCCGCTACGCCAAGCGGGGGCCGTTGCGCTTCACCTCGCACCGCGACTTCGCGCGCGCCTTCGAGCGGGCGTTGCGGCGGGCCGGCGCGCCCATCGCCTTCTCCCAGGGCTTCACCCCGCACCCCAAGATCTCGTACGCGAGCGCGGCGCCCACCGGCGTCGGCAGCGAGGCCGAATACCTCGAGATCGGCCTGCAGGCGCCGGTCGACCCGGCCCAGCTGCGGGCAGCCCTGGACGCGGCGCTCTCGCCCGGTCTGGACGTCCTCGACGCGGTCGTGGCCCCGGAGGGTGGCGGCGGCAGCCTGGCCGACCGGATCGATGCGTCACGCTGGCTGATCGAGCTGCCCATGATCGAGCCGGAGATCGCCCGGCAGGCCGTCGAGGCCTTCCTCGCGGCCGACGAAGTGCTGGTCGAGCGCATGACCAAGCAGGGCAAGCGCACCTTCGACGCGCGGAATCCGGTTGCGTTCTTCGCTGTGACCAAGGAGTCTGGCGCACCTTCCGGGGCCAACGCTGCACCGTGTGCGATAATCGACCTTGTCGTACGGCAGGTCACTCCCGCCGTTCGACCCGATGACGTCCTGTCTGGCCTGCGTGTGGTGGCCGGCCTGGAGCCGCCGGTGCCCCCACGGGTGACCCGGCTGGCCCAGGGCTCGCTCACCCCGCGGGGAGAGATCGTTGATCCGTTGGACGCGGATCGCGAGGACGCACCCATCGGCGGGCGCTAG
- a CDS encoding Rne/Rng family ribonuclease, with protein MLDNEPQGGNRDEAATPPPAETAESTTPARRTRAPRRKAAPKAAAADETPATTAGDSAAGTSAGVDPVAAAAGEAAAGAASGETAAGGDAAPVAPVKATRSRARKKAAPAAATPPADDAAATPVAQDPAAVAESLLSDGEPVVPAAPVKATRSRARKKAAPAAAAPAVDDVAANAPTAVAAGQTSAGQAATGQPAAEPAATPVDAGDAVAAAAVQTTPDLVGTAGEVPAEDEPVEDAEAQAGDAPPPVPVIAVLPLDGEIVAEQPTADEEPAPRSRRRKAALPPAVLFMPPEPDAEPAPATRRSRRGAAAAPVAEPAPEETTAEADAPEPIVVAEEPAETGRKTRRRRRGGAAAEAEEIADAVVEQPVLEEIDETADDVEDGAEDEDEDESGGRRRRRRGRRGRGRGKGPSDEGDESETAEAEDGAEAEAETEGDDEESDEGDGVTRRRRRRRRKGSGDTETGGVEDGVHTVVRVREPRRTDEVQGVSGSTRLEAKRQRRRDGREQRRTRPPILSESEFLARREAVDRVMVVRQKPDRTQIAVLEDGILVEHYVSRSTSGTMVGNVYLGKVQNVLPSMEAAFVDIGRGRNAVLYAGEVNWDATGLEGRARSIEQALRSGDSVLVQVTKDPLGHKGARLSSHIALSGRHLVYVPNGNASGISRKLPDNERKRLRDVLKKLVPDGAGVIVRTAAEGASEDELARDVKRLQAQWEDIQAKSAEGHAPAALSEEPDLVIRVVRDLFNEDFRDLIVQGDQAYGEIENYLESVSPDLVERLHRHTGSGDVFAEKRIDEQILKGLDRKVFLPSGGHLVIDRTEAMTVVDVNTGKYTGAGGNLEETVTRNNLEAAEEIVRQLRLRDLGGIVVIDFIDMVLESNRELVLRRLTECLGRDRTKHQVTEITSLGLVQMTRKRIGAGLLEAFSETCDHCKGRGVVIHTEPVPEKRTNGAATQVKAVAAAARTEAPAQQQQPAKSRRRRGGAAEQAPAEPEVVELAPLVEEPSDLTTEDPAAETAGLPPQETPDPGVIGSGVIGSGVIGSGVIRPSSAQLTTTQDTDDDYDISGYDLSRYDAGGPDEPVEPLQLTGSDDPDAAGEDDEDDDEPVGAGAGRRRSRRGGSRRRTRP; from the coding sequence ATGCTCGATAACGAGCCCCAGGGCGGTAACCGGGACGAGGCAGCAACTCCGCCTCCCGCCGAGACCGCCGAAAGCACCACCCCCGCGCGCCGAACCCGCGCCCCCCGCCGCAAGGCCGCTCCGAAAGCCGCCGCTGCGGACGAGACGCCCGCAACGACTGCGGGCGACTCCGCCGCCGGCACCTCAGCCGGCGTCGACCCGGTGGCCGCTGCCGCCGGGGAGGCCGCCGCGGGTGCCGCCTCCGGTGAGACTGCGGCCGGGGGTGACGCCGCGCCGGTTGCTCCGGTGAAGGCGACCCGCAGCCGGGCCCGCAAGAAGGCCGCACCCGCTGCGGCCACGCCGCCAGCCGATGACGCCGCCGCGACGCCGGTCGCCCAGGACCCCGCTGCTGTGGCGGAAAGCCTGCTCAGCGATGGTGAGCCGGTCGTTCCGGCCGCCCCGGTGAAGGCGACCCGCAGCCGGGCCCGCAAGAAGGCCGCCCCGGCTGCCGCCGCGCCCGCCGTGGACGACGTGGCGGCGAACGCTCCGACGGCCGTCGCCGCCGGTCAGACTTCCGCAGGTCAAGCCGCTACCGGGCAGCCGGCCGCCGAGCCGGCCGCCACTCCGGTGGACGCCGGTGACGCGGTGGCCGCCGCCGCTGTGCAGACCACGCCCGACCTGGTCGGCACTGCGGGCGAGGTTCCGGCCGAGGACGAGCCGGTCGAGGACGCCGAGGCTCAGGCCGGGGACGCGCCGCCGCCCGTGCCGGTCATCGCGGTGCTGCCGCTCGACGGGGAGATCGTCGCCGAGCAGCCCACGGCCGACGAGGAGCCCGCGCCGCGCAGCCGGCGGCGGAAGGCCGCGCTGCCGCCCGCCGTGCTCTTCATGCCGCCGGAGCCCGACGCCGAGCCTGCGCCCGCCACTCGGCGCAGCCGTCGCGGTGCCGCCGCGGCGCCCGTGGCCGAGCCCGCGCCGGAGGAGACCACCGCCGAGGCCGACGCGCCCGAGCCGATCGTCGTCGCGGAGGAGCCCGCCGAGACCGGCCGCAAGACCCGGCGCCGCCGCCGGGGTGGCGCCGCGGCCGAGGCCGAGGAGATCGCCGACGCCGTCGTCGAGCAGCCTGTGCTCGAGGAGATCGACGAGACCGCCGACGACGTCGAGGACGGCGCCGAGGACGAGGACGAGGACGAGAGTGGTGGCCGCCGCCGGCGCCGCCGGGGTCGCCGGGGCCGGGGTCGCGGCAAGGGCCCGTCCGACGAGGGCGACGAGTCCGAGACCGCGGAGGCCGAGGACGGCGCTGAGGCCGAGGCTGAGACTGAGGGCGACGACGAGGAGAGCGACGAGGGTGACGGGGTCACCCGGCGTCGCCGCCGTCGGCGTCGCAAGGGCTCGGGTGACACCGAGACCGGTGGTGTCGAGGACGGCGTGCACACCGTGGTGCGGGTGCGCGAGCCCCGCCGTACGGACGAGGTCCAGGGGGTTTCCGGGTCCACCCGGCTGGAGGCCAAGCGGCAGCGCCGGCGCGACGGCCGGGAGCAGCGCCGGACCCGGCCGCCGATCCTGAGCGAGTCGGAGTTCCTGGCCCGCCGCGAGGCGGTCGACCGGGTGATGGTGGTGCGGCAGAAGCCGGACCGGACCCAGATCGCCGTGCTCGAGGACGGCATCCTGGTCGAGCACTACGTGTCGCGGTCGACCTCCGGGACGATGGTCGGCAACGTGTACCTCGGCAAGGTGCAGAACGTGCTGCCCAGCATGGAGGCGGCGTTCGTGGACATCGGCCGGGGCCGCAACGCGGTGCTGTACGCCGGCGAGGTCAACTGGGACGCCACCGGGCTGGAGGGCCGGGCGCGCTCGATCGAGCAGGCGCTGCGCTCCGGCGACTCGGTGCTGGTGCAGGTCACCAAGGACCCGCTCGGGCACAAGGGCGCCCGGCTGAGCAGCCACATCGCGCTCTCCGGCCGGCACCTGGTCTACGTGCCCAACGGCAATGCCTCCGGGATCAGCCGCAAGCTGCCCGACAACGAGCGCAAGCGGCTCCGGGACGTGCTCAAGAAGCTCGTGCCGGACGGTGCCGGGGTCATCGTGCGCACCGCCGCCGAGGGCGCCAGCGAGGACGAGCTGGCCCGCGACGTCAAGCGGCTGCAGGCGCAGTGGGAGGACATCCAGGCCAAGTCGGCCGAGGGGCACGCCCCGGCGGCCCTGTCCGAGGAGCCCGACCTGGTCATCCGGGTCGTGCGGGACCTCTTCAACGAGGACTTCCGCGACCTGATCGTGCAGGGCGACCAGGCCTACGGTGAGATCGAGAACTACCTCGAGTCGGTCTCACCGGACCTGGTGGAGCGGCTGCACCGGCACACCGGCAGCGGCGACGTCTTCGCCGAGAAGCGGATCGACGAGCAGATCCTCAAGGGTCTCGACCGCAAGGTGTTCCTGCCCTCGGGCGGCCACCTCGTCATCGACCGCACCGAGGCGATGACCGTGGTCGACGTCAACACCGGCAAGTACACCGGTGCCGGCGGCAACCTGGAGGAGACGGTCACCCGCAACAACCTCGAGGCGGCCGAGGAGATCGTGCGTCAGCTGCGGCTGCGCGACCTCGGTGGCATCGTGGTGATCGACTTCATCGACATGGTGCTGGAGAGCAACCGCGAGCTGGTGCTGCGCCGGCTCACCGAGTGCCTGGGCCGGGACCGGACCAAGCACCAGGTCACCGAGATCACCTCGCTGGGCCTGGTGCAGATGACCCGCAAGCGCATCGGGGCGGGCCTGCTCGAGGCGTTCAGCGAGACCTGCGACCACTGCAAGGGTCGCGGTGTGGTCATCCACACCGAGCCGGTGCCGGAGAAGCGGACCAACGGCGCCGCCACCCAGGTCAAGGCCGTCGCTGCGGCGGCCCGCACCGAGGCCCCGGCACAGCAGCAGCAGCCGGCCAAGTCCCGGCGCCGCCGCGGTGGCGCGGCGGAGCAGGCACCGGCCGAGCCCGAGGTCGTCGAGCTGGCCCCGCTCGTCGAGGAGCCGTCCGACCTGACGACGGAGGACCCGGCGGCCGAGACCGCGGGCCTGCCGCCGCAGGAGACGCCCGACCCGGGCGTGATCGGCTCCGGGGTGATCGGGTCGGGGGTGATCGGTTCGGGCGTGATCCGGCCGTCGTCGGCGCAGCTCACGACCACCCAGGACACCGACGACGACTACGACATCAGCGGGTACGACCTGTCGCGCTACGACGCGGGTGGGCCGGATGAACCGGTGGAGCCGCTCCAGCTGACCGGCTCCGACGACCCCGACGCCGCGGGCGAGGACGACGAGGACGACGACGAGCCGGTGGGTGCCGGGGCCGGTCGGCGGCGGTCGCGCCGCGGCGGCTCGCGGCGGCGCACCCGGCCGTAA
- a CDS encoding GNAT family N-acetyltransferase, producing the protein MLIESRPATDPELATLLVAQQCEAGDGAYLVGVVQGRAVACGGWRALGRGVAELQHLYVRPAFRGRGLAGQLIVALEEEALAADRPLLRLVAGTDPATVALCRSAGYDEVPGRFFEKSLLLTSR; encoded by the coding sequence GTGCTGATCGAATCCCGCCCCGCGACCGACCCGGAACTCGCGACGCTGCTGGTGGCCCAGCAGTGCGAGGCCGGCGACGGTGCCTACCTCGTCGGGGTGGTGCAGGGCCGCGCGGTGGCCTGCGGCGGGTGGCGCGCGCTCGGCCGCGGCGTCGCGGAGCTTCAGCACCTGTACGTGCGCCCGGCGTTCCGGGGCCGCGGCCTCGCCGGGCAGCTGATCGTCGCGCTGGAGGAGGAGGCGCTGGCCGCCGACCGGCCGCTCCTGCGCCTGGTGGCGGGCACCGACCCGGCTACGGTCGCGCTGTGCCGCTCGGCGGGCTACGACGAGGTGCCGGGCCGGTTCTTCGAGAAGTCGCTGCTGCTCACTTCTCGCTGA
- a CDS encoding STAS domain-containing protein, producing the protein MTEQWVTFAKFGPADLVRLAGEIDLANAPEIGREIVRQTGSSAAVLIDLTAVSFLDSAGVRLLDALVGDMDQAGTPIRLVVGETGAARMTLKLCAFRDDLLATDLDRAADELGG; encoded by the coding sequence ATGACCGAGCAATGGGTGACGTTCGCCAAGTTCGGCCCGGCCGACCTGGTCCGGCTGGCCGGTGAGATCGACCTGGCGAACGCTCCGGAGATCGGCCGCGAGATCGTGCGGCAGACCGGCAGCAGCGCGGCGGTGCTGATCGACCTGACCGCGGTCTCGTTCCTGGACAGCGCCGGGGTACGGCTGCTGGACGCGCTGGTCGGCGACATGGATCAGGCCGGCACCCCGATCCGGCTGGTGGTCGGTGAGACCGGAGCGGCCCGGATGACGCTCAAGCTCTGCGCGTTCCGCGACGATCTGCTGGCCACGGATCTCGACCGGGCCGCGGACGAGTTGGGCGGATAA
- a CDS encoding TIGR03960 family B12-binding radical SAM protein, producing the protein MSVESVFPKLEQLLPLVSKPIQYVGGELGAVVKDWDATTVRWALMYPDAYEVGLPNQGVQILYEVLNEQPDVLAERTYAVWPDLEALMKENGVPQFTVDAHRPVKAFDVLGLSFATELGYTNMLSALDLAGIPLDSADRGADDPIVLAGGHASFNPEPIADFIDAAVLGDGEEAVLEITGIIREWKAEGCPGGRDELLLRLARTESIYVPRFYDVDYLPDGRIQRVVPNRPDVPFRVNKRTTMDLDAWPYPKKPLVPLAETVHERYAVEIFRGCTRGCRFCQAGMITRPVRERSITTVGQMVREGLEFSGFSEVGLLSLSSADHSEIGDMCSGLAQQYADTNVSLSLPSTRVDAFNIDLAQELSRNGRRTGLTFAPEGGSERIRKVINKMVTEEDLIRTVVTAYSNGWRQVKLYFMCGLPTETDDDVLQIAHMAHEVIRAGRAAAGTKDIRCTVSIGGFVPKPHTPFQWAAMERPEVIDNRLKLLKQEINSDRSLGRAIGYRYHDGEPSLIEGLLSRGDRRVGKVIRRVWDKGGRFDGWSEHFSYSRWVEACAEVLPDYGVDLDWYTTRERDQLEVLPWDHLDSGLDKDWLWQDWQDAMSEYEQDDCRWTPCFDCGVCPSMDTEIQIGPTGKKLLPLTPVNGLRLPAHTH; encoded by the coding sequence ATGAGCGTCGAGTCCGTCTTCCCCAAGCTTGAGCAGTTGCTGCCGCTGGTCTCCAAGCCGATCCAGTACGTGGGCGGCGAGCTCGGCGCGGTCGTCAAGGACTGGGACGCCACCACCGTCCGCTGGGCCCTGATGTATCCGGACGCGTACGAGGTCGGCCTGCCCAACCAGGGCGTGCAGATCCTCTACGAGGTGCTCAACGAGCAGCCCGACGTGCTGGCCGAGCGCACCTACGCGGTGTGGCCCGACCTCGAGGCGCTGATGAAGGAGAACGGCGTCCCGCAGTTCACCGTCGACGCGCACCGCCCGGTCAAGGCGTTCGACGTGCTGGGCCTGTCGTTCGCGACCGAGCTGGGCTACACCAACATGCTGTCCGCGCTCGACCTGGCCGGCATCCCGCTGGACAGCGCCGACCGCGGCGCCGACGACCCGATCGTGCTGGCCGGCGGGCACGCCTCGTTCAACCCCGAGCCGATCGCCGACTTCATCGACGCCGCGGTGCTGGGCGACGGTGAGGAGGCGGTGCTCGAGATCACCGGCATCATCCGGGAGTGGAAGGCCGAGGGCTGCCCCGGCGGGCGTGACGAGCTGCTGCTGCGGCTGGCCCGCACCGAGAGCATCTACGTCCCGCGCTTCTACGACGTCGACTACCTGCCGGACGGGCGCATCCAGCGGGTCGTGCCCAACCGCCCCGACGTGCCGTTCCGGGTCAACAAGCGCACGACGATGGATCTCGACGCCTGGCCGTACCCGAAGAAGCCGCTGGTCCCGCTGGCCGAGACGGTGCACGAGCGGTATGCGGTGGAGATCTTCCGCGGCTGCACCCGCGGCTGCCGCTTCTGTCAGGCCGGCATGATCACCCGCCCGGTGCGCGAGCGCTCGATCACCACGGTGGGGCAGATGGTGCGCGAGGGCCTGGAGTTCTCCGGGTTCTCCGAGGTGGGCCTGCTGTCGCTGTCCAGCGCCGACCACTCCGAGATCGGCGACATGTGCTCCGGGCTGGCCCAGCAGTACGCCGACACCAACGTGTCGCTGTCGCTGCCGTCGACCCGGGTGGACGCCTTCAACATCGACCTGGCCCAGGAGCTGTCGCGCAACGGGCGTCGCACCGGCCTCACCTTCGCGCCCGAGGGCGGGTCCGAGCGCATCCGCAAGGTCATCAACAAGATGGTGACCGAGGAAGACCTGATCCGTACGGTCGTCACGGCCTACTCCAACGGCTGGCGGCAGGTCAAGCTGTACTTCATGTGCGGTCTGCCCACCGAGACCGACGACGACGTGCTGCAGATCGCGCACATGGCGCACGAGGTCATCCGGGCCGGGCGGGCCGCCGCGGGCACCAAGGACATCCGCTGCACGGTGTCGATCGGCGGGTTCGTGCCCAAGCCGCACACCCCGTTCCAGTGGGCCGCGATGGAGCGGCCGGAGGTCATCGACAACCGGCTCAAGCTGCTCAAGCAGGAGATCAACAGCGACCGCTCGCTGGGCCGGGCGATCGGCTACCGCTATCACGACGGTGAGCCGTCGCTGATCGAGGGCCTGCTCTCGCGCGGCGACCGCCGGGTCGGCAAGGTGATCCGGCGCGTCTGGGACAAGGGTGGGCGTTTCGACGGCTGGTCCGAGCACTTCTCGTACTCCCGCTGGGTCGAGGCCTGCGCCGAGGTCCTCCCGGACTACGGTGTCGACCTCGACTGGTACACCACCCGCGAGCGCGACCAGCTCGAGGTGCTGCCCTGGGACCACCTGGACTCGGGGCTCGACAAGGACTGGCTCTGGCAGGACTGGCAGGACGCCATGAGCGAGTACGAGCAGGACGACTGCCGCTGGACCCCGTGCTTCGACTGCGGCGTCTGCCCGTCGATGGACACCGAGATCCAGATCGGTCCGACCGGCAAGAAGCTGCTGCCGCTCACCCCGGTGAACGGTCTGCGGCTGCCGGCCCACACGCATTAG
- the rpmA gene encoding 50S ribosomal protein L27, whose amino-acid sequence MAHKKGASSSRNGRDSAAQRLGVKRFGGQLVNAGEIIVRQRGTKFHPGDLVGRGGDDTLFALAAGNVLFGHKRGRKTISIVPVAAAAE is encoded by the coding sequence ATGGCTCACAAAAAGGGTGCCTCCAGCTCGCGGAACGGCCGTGACTCCGCCGCTCAGCGGCTCGGGGTGAAGCGGTTCGGCGGCCAGCTCGTCAACGCCGGCGAGATCATCGTTCGCCAGCGCGGCACGAAGTTCCACCCGGGCGACCTGGTCGGCCGGGGCGGCGACGACACGCTGTTCGCGCTTGCCGCGGGCAACGTGCTGTTCGGTCACAAGCGTGGTCGCAAGACCATCAGCATCGTGCCGGTCGCTGCGGCCGCCGAGTAA